A DNA window from Helianthus annuus cultivar XRQ/B chromosome 15, HanXRQr2.0-SUNRISE, whole genome shotgun sequence contains the following coding sequences:
- the LOC110909940 gene encoding cyclin-L1-1, whose product MIYTAIDTFYLTDEQLQNTPSRKDGIDEATETTLRIYGCDLIQESGILLKLPQQVMATGQVLFHRFYCKKSFVRFNVKRIAAGCVLLASKLEENPRRARHILNVFYRMESRRENLPIEHLEAFSEKYSELKMDLIRSERHLLRELGFICHVEHPHKFISNYLATLETPSELRQEAWNLANDSLRTTLCVRFKSAVVACGVVYAAARRFHVPLPENPPWWKAFDADKAGIDEVCRVLAHLYTLPKAQYIPVCKQSGSFTMSNRPSDSPSQPIPKDVPSSGPPTLDDADTTKVSPAAVNPDSKDALKEAAIGKLKDSTKSDDIQKIPVEEAKDESVSRSKEYATDSSIDRSKDRERERERERDRHKTRDRERGRDYEDDRDREKVKVRRHRSKDRGKDSGHAEKPKHHSSRDRDYHGSSYSSREKDRHRHHSYG is encoded by the exons ATGATTTACACAGCTATTGATACATTCTATCTAACCGATGAGCAACTTCAGAACACACCTTCTAGAAAAGACGGGATAGATGAAGCCACCGAAACAACACTTCGAATATACGGCTGTGATCTTATCCAAGAAAGCGGCATTTTACTTAAGCT ACCACAACAAGTAATGGCCACAGGTCAGGTTCTATTTCATCGCTTCTACTGCAAGAAGTCATTTGTTCGTTTCAACGTCAAg AGAATTGCTGCCGGTTGTGTTTTGCTTGCGTCAAAGCTCGAGGAAAACCCTAGGAGAGCAAGGCACATCCTCAACGTCTTTTACAGAATGGAAAGTAGAAGGGAGAATCTACCCATAGAGCACTTAGAGGCCTTTTCCGAGAAATATTCCGAACTAAAGATGGATCTGATCAGATCCGAACGACATTTATTGCGGGAGCTCGGTTTCATCTGCCATGTCGAACATCCTCATAAATTCATATCAAATTATCTCGCCACCCTCGAAACACCCTCAGAGTTGCGACAAGAAGCTTGGAATCTCGCAAACGATAG CTTGCGCACAACTTTATGTGTGCGTTTCAAGAGTGCAGTTGTGGCATGCGGAGTTGTATACGCTGCTGCACGCAGATTCCATGTACCCCTGCCTGAAAATCCGCCGTGGTGGAAAGCGTTTGATGCCGATAAAGCAGGTATTGATGAAGTTTGTAGAGTTCTAGCTCACTTATACACTCTACCTAAGGCACAGTATATACCCGTATGCAAACAAAGCGGTTCTTTTACAATGTCCAATCGACCATCTGATTCTCCTTCCCAGCCAATTCCCAAG GACGTTCCATCAAGTGGGCCCCCAACTCTTGATGATGCAGATACGACCAAAGTGTCTCCTGCAGCTGTTAATCCTGACTCCAAAGATGCCTTAAAAGAAGCAGCAATTGGTAAGTTAAAAGATTCAACAAAGAGTGACGATATTCAGAAGATTCCAGTTGAGGAGGCCAAAGATGAAAGCGTTTCAAGAAGTAAGGAGTATGCAACGGATTCCAGCATTGACCGGTCAAAGGATAGGGAACGGGAACGAGAAAGGGAAAGGGATAGACACAAAACGCGTGACCGTGAAAGAGGGAGAGATTATGAAGATGACAGGGACAGAGAAAAAGTCAAAGTTAGAAGACATCGGTCAAAGGACAGAGGAAAGGATTCAG